AACAGCAGGCCATGCTGGCGGCCGAGCTCGCGGCGGAACAGGAAGGCGGCCACTGATGACCACCGTCGCCCTCAAGCCGGCCACCATGGCGCAGGCCCTCACGCGCGCGTTGCGCGACGCCATGGCAGCCGACCCGTCCGTGCACGTCATGGGCGAGGACGTCGGCACCCTCGGCGGCGTCTTCCGCGTCACCGACGGGCTCGCGAAGGAGTTCGGCGAGGACCGCTGCACCGACACCCCGCTCGCCGAGGCCGGCATCCTGGGCACCGCGGTCGGCATGGCGATGTACGGTCTGCGCCCCGTGGTGGAGATGCAGTTCGACGCGTTCGCCTACCCGGCGTTCGAGCAGCTCATCAGCCACGTCTCCCGCATGCGCAACCGCACCCGCGGCGCCATGCCCCTGCCGATCACCATCCGCGTCCCCTACGGCGGCGGCATCGGCGGCGTCGAGCACCACAGCGACTCCTCCGAGGCGTACTACATGGCGACTCCGGGGCTCCATGTCGTCACGCCCGCCACCGTCGCCGACGCCTACGGCCTGCTGCGCGCCGCGATCGCCTCCGACGACCCGGTCGTCTTCCTCGAACCCAAGCGGCTGTACTGGTCCAAGGACACATGGAACCCCGAGGAGCCGGCGGCCGTCGAGCCGATAGGCCGAGCGGTGGTGCGGCGCCCGGGCCAAAGCGCCACGCTCATCACCTACGGACCGTCGGTGCCCGTCTGCCTGGAGGCCGCCGAGGCGGCGCGGGCCGAGGGCTGGGACCTCGAAGTCGTCGACCTGCGCTCGCTGGTGCCGTTCGACGACGAGACCGTCGCCGCCTCGGTACGGCGCACCGGGCGCGCGGTCGTCGTGCACGAGTCGGGCGGGTTCGGCGGCCCGGGCGGGGAGATCGCGGCCCGCGTCACGGAGCGCTGCTTCCACCACCTGGAGGCGCCCGTGCTGCGCGTGGCCGGGTTCGACATCCCTTACCCGCCGCCGATGCTGGAGCGTCACCACCTGCCCGGCGTGGACCGGATCCTGGACGCCGTCGGGCGTCTGCAGTGGGAGGCCGAGAGCTGATGGCACAGGTGCTGGAGTTCAAGCTCCCCGACCTCGGGGAGGGGCTCACCGAGGCGGAGATCGTGCGCTGGCTGGTGCAGGTCGGCGACGTCGTCGCCGTCGACCAGCCGGTCGTCGAGGTCGAGACGGCCAAGGCGATGGTCGAGGTGCCCTGCCCCTACGGCGGCGTGGTCACCGCCCGCTTCGGCGAGGAGGGCACGGAACTGCCCGTCGGCGCCCCGCTGCTGACGGTGGCGGTGGGCCCGCAGTCCTCCGCCGACCAGGCCGAGGGCTCCGGGAACGTGCTGGTGGGATACGGCACCGGGGCACCTCCGGCGCGCAGGCGGCGGGTGCGGCCGACGGTGCCCGGCCGGCCGGCCGGGGGCCCCGCCGACGACGGAGCCGACGGCAGGGTCGCGCCCGCCGTGGGACGGGGGCCGCAGCGGCACGACGGGACGGTGGCGACGGCCGTCGTCGCGGACCCGGTCAGGCCCGAGGGCCCCGTACCGGTCATCTCGCCCCTCGTCCGCCGCCTCGCCCGCGAGAACGGCCTGGACCTGCGGGAGTTGACCGGCTCCGGCCCCGACGGACTGATCCTGCGCGCCGACGTCGAGTACGCGCTGCGTGCCGCCGCACAACGCCCTGTGGCACCGGTCCCGGCCGCCCCGATGACCGGACCGGCCGCCTCCGGGGAAATCCGTATCCCCCTCAAGGGCATCCGCGGTGCCGTCGCCGACAAGCTCTCCCGCAGTCGGCACGAGATACCGGACGCGACCTGCTGGGTGGACGCCGACGCGACCGAGCTCATGCGGGCGCGCGCCGCGATGAACGCGGCGGGCGGGGCCAAGATCTCCCTGATCGCCCTTCTGGCCAGGATCTGCACCGCCGCGCTCGCCCGTTTCCCGGAGCTCAACTCCACGGTCGACACGGCGGCCAGGGAGGTCGTCCAGCTCGACCACGTGCACCTCGGCTTCGCGGCGCAGACCGAACGCGGCCTGGTCGTGCCGGTCGTCCGGGACGCCCACGCGCGCGACGCCGAGGCGCTCACCGCGGAGTTCGCCCGGCTGACCGAGGCGGCCCGCACCGGCGGCCTCACGCCCGGGGAACTCACCGGCGGCACCTTCACGTTGAACAACTACGGAGTGTTCGGCGTCGACGGCTCCACGCCGATCATCAACCACCCCGAGGCCGCCATGCTCGGCGTCGGCCGCATCGTCCCCAAGCCGTGGGTGCACGAGGGCGAGCTGGCGGTGCGCCAGGTCGTCCAGCTCTCGCTCACCTTCGACCACCGGGTGTGCGACGGCGGCACGGCGGGCGGCTTCCTGCGGTACGTCGCGGACTGTGTGGAACAGCCCGCGGTGCTGCTGCGTACGCTGTGACGCAGGGACCACCCGCACGTTCCCTGTGATCGCGACGGCACGCATACTCATGGGGTGACCTCGTACGAGCGCTCGGACGTCCTCGGCACGGCGTACGACGCCGTCGTGCTCGCCGGGGGCGCCGCGCGGCGGCTCGGCGGCGCGGACAAGCCCGGTGTGCACGTCGGCGGGCGCGCGCTGCTCGACCGCGTGCTCGCCGCCTGCGCCGACGCGCGCACCACCGTCGTCGTGGCCGACCCCCGCCCCACCCCGCGGCCCGTGCGGTGGACCCGCGAGGACCCACCGGGCGGAGGCCCGCTCGCCGCGCTCGACGCAGGCCTGCGCCACACCACGGCCGAACAGGTCGTCGTCCTCTCCGCCGACCTGCCCTTCCTCGGGGCGCCGACGGTACGGCGGCTGCTCGCCGCCCTGCGCGCGGGCAGCGCCGACGGCGCCCTCCTCACCGACGCCGGCGGCCGCGACCAACCCCTCGTGGCCGCCTACCGCAGGCCCGCGCTGCACCGCGGACTGTCCACGCTCACCGAGGAGCACACCGGCCTCACCGGCCTTCCCCTCCGCCGGCTGACCGCCGGCCTCGACCTCACCCGCGTCCCCGACCCCGTCGCGTCCTTCGACTGCGACACCTGGGACGACATCGCCACCGCCAGGGCACGCATCAGGGAGCATGGGCACGTGTTGGATGAATGGATTTCCGCAGCCAAGGACGAGCTGGGCATCGACCTCGACGTCGACACCGGCGTCCTCCTCGACCTCGCCCGCGACGCCGCCCACGGCGTGGCCAGGCCCGCGGCACCGCTGACCACCTTCCTCGTCGGCTACGCGGCCGGACGGGCCGGAGGCGGCCCCGAAGCCGTCGCCGAGGCGGCCCGCAAGGCCGCCGCCCTCGCCCTGCGCTGGGCCGACGAGGCCGCCGACGCCGAGGCCGACGCCGCCTCCGACGGCACGCCCGACAGCCGACCGGACGCCGGATGACCGCCCGCTCCGCCCGGACCGGCGAGGACGCCGAGGACCTCGACGTCGAGGAGGTGCTGGCGCTCGTGAACGAGCACAACGGCCCCGGCGGCCACGTGCCCTCGCCCGCCGCGCAGCACACCCGCCCGGCCGGCCCCGGCACACCGGACGCCCAGCACAGGGCCACCCCCTGGCCCGAGGCCCGCGCGATCGCCGCCCGCGCGGCCCGCTCCGGCACTCACGCGGGGCGTCGCGAACCGGTCTCCGTCCCCCTCGACGCGGCCCTCGGCCTCACCCTCGCCGCCCCCCTCGACGCCCTCACCGACCTGCCCTCCTTCGACACCTCGGCGATGGACGGCTGGGCGGTCGCCGGCCCCGGCCCCTGGGACGTACGGGACGAGGGGGTGCTGGCCGGGCAGGCCGAACCGCAGCCGCTCACCGACGGCGAGGCCGTCCGTATCGCCACCGGCGCCCGGGTCCCCCCGGACACCACCGCCGTGCTGCGCACCGAGCACGGCCGCACCGACGCCCAGGGCCGACTGCACGCCCTCCGCGACATGCACCACGGCCAGGACATCCGCCCGCGCGGCCAGGAGTGCCGCTCCGGCGACCAGCTGCTGCTCGTCGGCACCGTCGTCACCCCGGCCGTCCTCGGTCTCGCCGCGGCCGCCGGCTACGACACCCTCGCCGCCGTACCCCGCCCCCGCGTCGAAGTCCTCGTCCTCGGCGACGAGTTGCTGACCGAGGGGCGCCCGCGCGACGGCCTGATCAGGGACGCCCTCGGCCCGATGCTCCCGCCCTGGCTGCGGGCGCTCGGCGCGGAGGTCACCGCCGTACGCCGGCTCGGCGACGACGCCAAGGCCCTGCACAAGGCCGTCACCGGCTCCACCGCCGACCTGATCGTCACCACCGGCGGCACCGCGGCCGGCCCGGTCGACCATGTCCATTCCATCCTCGAACGCGTCGGCGCCGAACTCCTCGTGGACGGCGTCAAGGTGCGCCCCGGCCACCCCATGCTGCTGGCCCGCGTCGGCGACGGACGGCATCTCGTCGGCCTCCCCGGCAACCCCCTGGCCGCCATCTCCGGCCTGCTCACGCTCGCCGAGCCTCTGCTGCGCACCCTGGCGGCCCGCCCCGCCCCGGAGCCGTACACGCTGCCGCTGCGGGACGAGGCCCACGGACACCCGTACGACACCCGGCTCATCCCCGTCGTCCTGCGCGGCGACCGGGCCGTGCCGCTGCACTACAACGGTCCGGCCATGCTGCGCGGCATCGCGGCGGCCGACGCGCTCGCCGTCGTACCGCCCGGCGGTGCCCGTGCGGGTGAGGAGCTCGAACTCCTCGACCTGCCCTGGGCGTCCGCCGGAATCGGGGTGTGTTTCACGTGAAACTTCCGGGCCATGACGCGATCGCCCGCCAGGCGGACGAACATCTCGTGACCCATCGGGTGAAACTTCCGCGCAAGGTGGTCGAACGGCCGATCCGGCAGGTCGCCAAGCGGCTGTCCCTGGCACTGCTGGTCCTGGTCGCGACCGCCTTCATCGTCTACGCCGACCACGACGGCTACAACGACAACTCCGACGGCTCGGTCGACCTGCTCGACGCCTTCTACTACGCGACCGTCACCCTCTCCACCACCGGGTACGGCGACATCACCCCGGTCAGCGACGCCGCCCGGCTCACCAACATCTTCGTCATCACGCCCCTGCGCGTGCTCTTCCTGATCATCCTGGTCGGCACCACCCTCGAGGTCCTCACCGAACGGACCCGGGATGACTGGCGCCTGAGCCGCTGGAGGTCCGCCTTGCGCGATCACACCGTCGTCGTCGGCTTCGGCACGAAGGGGCGCTCGGCGATCCAGACCGTCTGCGCGACGGGGCTGCGGAAGGAGCAG
The sequence above is drawn from the Streptomyces sp. SLBN-31 genome and encodes:
- a CDS encoding alpha-ketoacid dehydrogenase subunit beta, which gives rise to MTTVALKPATMAQALTRALRDAMAADPSVHVMGEDVGTLGGVFRVTDGLAKEFGEDRCTDTPLAEAGILGTAVGMAMYGLRPVVEMQFDAFAYPAFEQLISHVSRMRNRTRGAMPLPITIRVPYGGGIGGVEHHSDSSEAYYMATPGLHVVTPATVADAYGLLRAAIASDDPVVFLEPKRLYWSKDTWNPEEPAAVEPIGRAVVRRPGQSATLITYGPSVPVCLEAAEAARAEGWDLEVVDLRSLVPFDDETVAASVRRTGRAVVVHESGGFGGPGGEIAARVTERCFHHLEAPVLRVAGFDIPYPPPMLERHHLPGVDRILDAVGRLQWEAES
- a CDS encoding dihydrolipoamide acetyltransferase family protein translates to MAQVLEFKLPDLGEGLTEAEIVRWLVQVGDVVAVDQPVVEVETAKAMVEVPCPYGGVVTARFGEEGTELPVGAPLLTVAVGPQSSADQAEGSGNVLVGYGTGAPPARRRRVRPTVPGRPAGGPADDGADGRVAPAVGRGPQRHDGTVATAVVADPVRPEGPVPVISPLVRRLARENGLDLRELTGSGPDGLILRADVEYALRAAAQRPVAPVPAAPMTGPAASGEIRIPLKGIRGAVADKLSRSRHEIPDATCWVDADATELMRARAAMNAAGGAKISLIALLARICTAALARFPELNSTVDTAAREVVQLDHVHLGFAAQTERGLVVPVVRDAHARDAEALTAEFARLTEAARTGGLTPGELTGGTFTLNNYGVFGVDGSTPIINHPEAAMLGVGRIVPKPWVHEGELAVRQVVQLSLTFDHRVCDGGTAGGFLRYVADCVEQPAVLLRTL
- a CDS encoding NTP transferase domain-containing protein; translation: MTSYERSDVLGTAYDAVVLAGGAARRLGGADKPGVHVGGRALLDRVLAACADARTTVVVADPRPTPRPVRWTREDPPGGGPLAALDAGLRHTTAEQVVVLSADLPFLGAPTVRRLLAALRAGSADGALLTDAGGRDQPLVAAYRRPALHRGLSTLTEEHTGLTGLPLRRLTAGLDLTRVPDPVASFDCDTWDDIATARARIREHGHVLDEWISAAKDELGIDLDVDTGVLLDLARDAAHGVARPAAPLTTFLVGYAAGRAGGGPEAVAEAARKAAALALRWADEAADAEADAASDGTPDSRPDAG
- a CDS encoding molybdopterin molybdotransferase MoeA translates to MTARSARTGEDAEDLDVEEVLALVNEHNGPGGHVPSPAAQHTRPAGPGTPDAQHRATPWPEARAIAARAARSGTHAGRREPVSVPLDAALGLTLAAPLDALTDLPSFDTSAMDGWAVAGPGPWDVRDEGVLAGQAEPQPLTDGEAVRIATGARVPPDTTAVLRTEHGRTDAQGRLHALRDMHHGQDIRPRGQECRSGDQLLLVGTVVTPAVLGLAAAAGYDTLAAVPRPRVEVLVLGDELLTEGRPRDGLIRDALGPMLPPWLRALGAEVTAVRRLGDDAKALHKAVTGSTADLIVTTGGTAAGPVDHVHSILERVGAELLVDGVKVRPGHPMLLARVGDGRHLVGLPGNPLAAISGLLTLAEPLLRTLAARPAPEPYTLPLRDEAHGHPYDTRLIPVVLRGDRAVPLHYNGPAMLRGIAAADALAVVPPGGARAGEELELLDLPWASAGIGVCFT